Genomic window (Danio rerio strain Tuebingen ecotype United States chromosome 24, GRCz12tu, whole genome shotgun sequence):
TAAAAGTATATTGTATCATTCTAGTTTCAGGAAAAAATAATGTACCTACAGATGTAGCTGACATATCTTTAGTAACTGTGGAAGGCGTCAAACAAGCATAACAGAGGTAGTTAGAGGGTTAACTGGATCACAGCCTAAACTTAAAAAGCATAGGGATAGGAAAAGatgatttaataatataaacaactCTCCATACAGTAATTTGTCAGCCTCTGACAGACTAATAAACCTCACACTTCAGTGACacattacacacattcacacagaccATTTAAATCTGCACTGCACTTCTGCAAACTCCCAGATTATCACCTCAACAAACCCAACAGAGCTTCCGTCTCCATCTGATCCCACTGAATCTCAAGTCTGACTTGTAGACAGCAGTCAGACTTATTATTTCACCCGGAGAGAAAATCAGAGGAATTGACTCAATGATTATAGACGAAAGAAAAGACAATACTGAGCAGCAACGCAAGCTGGCAGGACTGGAAAAACACCCAGAGGTCCAGCATGGGGTTGAGTCCCAAGAGAAGCAGATGAACGGCGATGTcccattaaattccatcatcaATGACAAAATGAAACGAGCCGATCTGGACTGGACAGTTCCCATGGTTGTGCACCTGCCCATTGCAGTTCTGAACCACGAGCAGGCATTCCCCTTCCTGAACACCACACTTGCTGACCTGGGGATTGATGAGTGAGTTCAAACATACATCTGCTTTTCTATTTGGCTCATTATTCCTTTCAAAGGGttttaggggttagggttagttattatttgaattattttgttgTGGAAGATGTTACATTCTATAACAATATACTACTTTTATTAAAGGTAAAAAAGACATCTCGTTTCCTATTTAATCAGTGCATTTTGTTTACACCATGTATTGTGTAAACAAAATGTTTGGTTTGGAaatatttcatttctttttattataaaaatcttGAGTACTCATTTTCTAATTGTGTAAGttttatctacactgtaaaaaatcttacgtgctatttacaaaaaaaagtgtggTAACACTATTGCACGTAATATTTTTAGGTAGTTTAAAAACgtgattttttttagcaaaaaccaCTTGAATGAATCATGTGAAAATTACAAAATCTTTTGAGTGATAGATgatgattttaatattattagtggaatgtgcttttataatttaagcaaatccaccaccatttactcacattaatttttttagcaaaaactACTTGATTGAATCATGTGAAAATGACTAGGTTTTTTGAGTGATAGATGATGATTTCAATATTATTAGTGGAATGTGCTTTTATAATTTAAGCAAATCAACCACCATTTACTCAAATGTATTAATGAAAATAACTCAttcataaaatgtcaaatatatagtttataataaaacacatccacaatgcatttttgctaacaATCATTTTATTACATGTTCCACTAATAACAAAATGGTACAATTTGTTAAACAAATCTATTTAAAAGTTACAGCAACGTTAAGCTCTGAAAAAAAGTTCTTTATTCctgtaatggaaaaaaaaattctgtcagcTTTCTTTTGTAGGAATAATCACATTTTAGACAAACTCTGACAGAATTTGTGTATTGAACAACATATAAGACCAGTATAAAAGCTGTATCTCAAATTATTAGCAACACAATAAATCAATCAGTCGATGCAGTAACAATTTCCCAAAAGTTTGTAACAGTGAATTTGTGTCAGAAACAAAAGTTTGTTAATAAAATTTCTTAAAAGTTTGTTTGTGGGTGATTTTAATTTGGGGAATACTTGTATAAATCCAGTTCAGCAATTCTAGATTTTCCAAGCCAGCCATGACTCGCTCATCCTCCAAGACAATGCAGAAATCCTTATTGTAGGTCATCTCTCTGGCAGACAGCAATCCTCTGTGCATTCCCACACTGTAAGataaacattgtttattattGTGAAACTATGCAATTGTAAATTTCAAATATTTAAGATTTACTAAAACACTTTAAGGAAATACATTAAGGAAATAAACCATTTCTTTGTATCTCTGTGAACATTAATTCCTCAATGTTTGAGTAGACATTGTTGACTGACACAAGTACACAAGTATTTTGACTTATAATGGACAGGGTGTTTTCAAAATGcatactaaaaaaaataaatatcaccaAGTTTATACAAAGAATAGTGCATTCAACAATGTTGTGACTGAGctatatttttgtcttttgtaaaaatgcaaaaatataaaatgcaGTTTTCTGAAAATCACAAATATCTAAATTAGTTTAAGACACTTACATTGCACTACTGAATGAGCTGCTCCACTTTTTCATACAAATAGACCAGCAACAGAGGACAGCTTCTCTCGTCTTATCCCTGATTTAATGTGAGGTCTGATGCAACAAAAGTGTAGAGATTAGTAAAATTgcctaatattaataatcataataatacacaaataacattataaattaCCTGCTGTTTGGCACCCATTCTCTTTATCAGAATCTGCCTGAGTAAACTGCTCCTCTTTTGTGGGAAAATACTATGAACATTTTCTTCATTAATCTGaaaaattaatcaaacaaatataagcatttttgtacagtattatatataaacatagttaataacattacatcatcaatgctgtaaaaggaaccttatgaaatggaaaaacactagctgtgcataaacCCCATTGAATGGCTATAGCTAACATAGCTTAGCTTAGGCTAACCAACAAGATCACTGTTGTTCGTCCACCCGCTTAAATGTTGCCTGATCAGAGCTGTTAAATATTACAATGCACATAATTTGTTCAGTTTAAATATACAATTCAGAATGAGCATTAAAGCAAATCAATTTCAAATAGGAATGGGTGTTTAAAAATACCCGTGTACCCATATGGCAGAAACTAGGCTCCCGAACAAGCTTAAACAGCAGTGTCTTTCATGAAAGAGCTTATttaagacaataaaaatgataaactGTTAAGGCTTACCTCTTAGCTTAGCATGCTTATAATTGATCTGCTTCTTCAAAATGTCGTCTGGTCACTGCCGTTGTTGAGATTCAAATGCAAACATCTCAATCAAATCAGCATAATTGAgtgaattttctttaaaaaaaacgtgAATCCATCTTTCCTCAATTTTATTAGCTTAACTGGTTTCTAAAAGTAAGCCTAATAATTGCActggtttacttaaaaaaataagtgaaatttATCTCTTGATTGTATTAGCAAAATCTTCTTAATACTTTATAATTAATccagaatatatttttttttaaagaaaatatgcacattatttttaatgaccacataaatttttttaatgaaatttacaAGCCTCAagattcattttttacagtgtagcatcaACTTTTACCATTACCATACTTTACCTTAAACTTGTTCTTTAAACTAAATGATCTCCCAAACAAAATTGTCCTCACTGATAAGATCTGAAGCACTGACAGTTATATTTGCTCATGGAGACAATATCTAGATCTTAAAAGTACACCAAGGGCAAAACATCAACTCTTAGCACTTTTCCATAAGGAACAGAGAATTGATTAGGGATCACACACTTTATATTCTAAATGTATTATAATGCTTGAATAATGCCTTATAAACAATGTTACACTGTGCCGTGTCGTAATTTACTATTACAAGTAATAATACTGATCAGAACATTTTCCACCTAAACTCTGGATATACTCTGAATTCATCGAAGCTGAGCtacatgcaatgcttttaatgtgcACACCTATCCCCACCAAAAACCCTCCCCCTCACACTCACAGTAACATCAATAAGTTCATTGACATTGCAAGTTGTGTCAGGAATTAAATCTATTGGCATCAGACTtacatatacaatataaagttatACATGCTTTAAAACTCCTATGAATACTTGTTTTACTGTAGTTACAGCATGACTATTTACCAGGTGCTACAACATATTATAAGGCATTCATTATGCATGCATGGTAATACATCATTGTACAGCTCTCTGGACTaatcgattctgattggtcagtcacgaCATTCCAAGATAACTGCTGAACCTAGTAATACAGGCTCTTACGAATAATTTTTATTAGCCCAcagtttttgattgtttggcaTCATTAAATCCTTTAAAGACATAAGGGTTTCGATTTCATTAAAAGTATATACAAAAATAGAGGAGACTTGAGTCTCACAATAACTAAATTGTTACAGTCTGCATGAAATGGAAGCtgtgaccgtttttttttttcatattgtgacagTTCCAATATCAGAAAGCAGTGTTtatggcttgttttttttctactgcgagctgattggatgtatttAAGTTGGCATGTAGttaagttggcatttcattctcAAAGTtcggaaaagggtttggggaagttattacaacctaacagacaccttctcttcaccatttctgtttgttgtcataacactgtcaaaactgacagctgaaaggggcgtggttaagtatgttaaccacaaaactagcaatgtaagCTAACTTaaaatggttagttttgatttcatgtgtactttaaaatcAAATATGCTTCTAATAAGATACCGAACATTTTGAATTGCAAACGATATTTACGATTGTACAACTGTCTTGTTctgaaatctgattggctgatagccaaaAGCACTGGTACAGcatcttcacccttgtgtattattcCCCACACACAAAGATACAAGCAGAGGAACAaaatcactacagtttgacaaatattgcagctgttggaaaaCATAATATACTTTTAAGGCCTTTTTAGGTGAGGGTGTAGCTGTTTAaattgtaactatgcagtttatttataaggatagtgcccattttaaaatgtttataatttcgGATAGGGGGAAAAACTTATTGGGGAGAaaaactcattttcttttcgtatttcaaactacagctgatcaaatcattataaaacaggtaagtgacaagttgatctctctctttttatttattctacATTAATCTGCTAGTGTACATTGCTCTgtctttttcagggttaattattgtgatatcctaaTTGCAACAGAGAACTACTGCGAAATCTCTGaaggcatttcatgccgttcagccttatagggtcctatcatacacccggagcAATAAGCATTTACAAAACATGGTGCTATTTTTAGAGCAACGCAACCTTAATTTTTCTGTCCTCCACcaaattgtttaaatagcaaatccatttgcaccactttgtggacgcATGGGTGTTCTGGGCTAGATAAGATTGTAGACATGTTTCTAAAATTGACTGCttaatagaccagctgagagcaggtctaaagtccagcgttcgttgtgcgcctcgcttaaacattgttTAATGTAGAGCAATACAAAactatctttacaaatgaaaaagaattaaaggattaaatataaaaaaaatatattattttctatatgaatataaaaaccataccTCCATGCCCTTTTCACCTCAGGGGCTTTTTTCAGGTTTATCACAACAActtacttttgtataatgttattattatcattagtattatttactatatgcatatttatatttgtttgattacaacaagtttagatttgtccacctgtcaggtagctcataaattaaaaatgtgagtaaaatcacctgttttattattactttagacatttttgagactctctatgtttgattttcttttttatacccAAGACTATGTCGTCgaaatgttgtataaatgcaatatcatacccctagcagtgcaatatggctgtatattgtgaCTTGTGGGACACTAAGGTAGTAAGCCTGCGGCCTCAAGCCAACgcacgccttccaccagtgctgatatacagccatatctcatTGCTACTCATaaaatattgctcatttataaacTTCCATGTGTTGAATTGTGGGTGACTCTTGGTTGTTCTCAGATCAGCTGTGAAGGAGCGTGTGGTGTGGGTGGACTCAAAGCGCACACAGGTAAAGGGAAAATCTGGGAAGCTGAAGGAGAAAGAGGTGACGCTTCTAGAGATGCGGGTGAAAGCGCAGCATCCTGGAGAACGTCAGAGTCAGGAGGTGATTTACAGCACTGAGTCTCACACTGACCGCTCATTCTGCAGAAGCGGAGTGGACATCCAGCCGTGGAGACACACACAGCCAGGTGAGGACATGCAGCAGCTCATGTTTTTTGGCAAAATTGcatttagttttattgttttgcaGAATTTAACGAGAAGTTGAAGCTAATACTGATACTACAATACTAGATTTTTTAACTGCTTAAATTGACTTTATCTTACCTTGATTTTTTTGCTAAACTcctaatcattttaatatttaataatcatctcagactggtttcttgaatatgacaatgagttcaatgtacctcaatctaatagagcacctttaggatgtggtggaacaggagattcgcatcacggATTTGCAGgcaacaaatctgcagaaactgcatAATGTTATTATGTCAACATGGATCAGAATctcaggaatattttcagtactttgttgaatttatgccacaaagaattaagacagttctgatggcaaaaggAGGTCAAACCCgttaatagtaaggtgtacctaataaagtgaccggtgattgtatatccatgcctaatatctgatggccagcaAGGGATACAATTTTAtagaaattgttaaaatattggtgtctgcgATGCAGACTGTAATTGTATAAACcatgatttaatttaaaattcagtttaatGTGTTATATGACTAAAATgtggtcataaatgaatattttctcaattaaaatGAATAGCGGCTTAGAGTGCTTTGTTggacaactgttttatttatatattcagcaATTGCAaatttgtgatttgtttttattaataacaaaCAACGTAGAAGTGATTATTTGTGtacaatagggctgcacaatattagaaaaatctgatattgcaatattttgttttgctgcaatataGATTGCGATATGAAAAACTATTTTGCCAGATGGCATGAATAGCTCTACTTgtgaaaaatcattcatttagattggTTGGGTTGATTTTGCAAGGGTATGATTTGTAAGAatcatgtattaaaataataaaagcaagaatAATTACGTGCAaaggaaaaaagtaaataaaccgTTCTTTATGGTTTTCCAGGGTTAAACCGaatttaaatttagtaatgtaaaataacactatagttaattgtataattaaatcagtaaatatttcttcattaaagttacaaatgtttaaTCTTATTGTGGCCAACTGCTTTAAACTTTCTTGAAGTGCCATTTAAAACACATGCATATGATaaagtttcactctgttatggtaATACGCTGCAAATCTCATGTATAGTCAATTGTTAATCGACTATAATtacaactcaacattgcatatcctgcgatgtgactattgcagaaaGCCTTGTTGCGATATTAATGCCAAAACTATATATTGCAGCCCTAATGTAAAGAGATAATAATCTAGAGATTAGGAGAACATTCCATTTTCTTTTCTTAGAAATCTAACCAACTTTAGAAGACAAACCTTCCTCAGAAACTAATTCACAGAATGTTTGCTGATATATGCACATTTAAGCTGGTTTGTGAGATCAGTTATTTGGTGAGATTGCAATGAAATGAGAGCCAAATGAAATGTATAACAAATCATTTcaaatttaaagttttaatttatatatataattaattatatatatatatatatatatatatatatatatatatatatatatatatatatatatatatatatatatacacagacattATTTTGAAGTTCAACTCTGTTCATAACATTACTGTCCAAGAAGACTGGATTTCAAATAATTACCTTTTAATGGATTCTACAACAACTTCAAATATGTAAAGTATCAATCCGAGCACCAAGCATGGGCTCTGGCTAATAGTATAACGTTACACGCTATTCATATCACATGGCCAGATAAACTAAAAGAGCACTTTGTCAGGATCTGGCTTCATTTTCTTCTGACAGATCCTCCGTCAAATCATTAAAGCCAAGTTTTTCAAGAGGTTCCTTTGTCATTAACTGTCTGTAAATTAAGAAAAACCTTTATGATTAACTTGGTTCCTAATGTATATGATCTGAATTTTTTAACTTAGGGGGAAGAAAAAGCTCACCTGTCCATTCTGCACTCCAGATACTCCTTTGATTCTATCCGACATCGCGAGTTGTCAAAATGATTGTTTCTTAGGCACTGCATATATACCTCTTTGAATGATTTACATTCACCTGCGCACACAAAAATATGACTTGGTAAATGAATATGAACATGAATGTGAGAATGATGCACGTCCATAAACACTCTTACGTTACCGAAGTGATCCAAGGGA
Coding sequences:
- the si:ch211-196f5.2 gene encoding uncharacterized protein LOC556372 (The RefSeq protein has 2 substitutions compared to this genomic sequence), which codes for MIIDERKDNTEQQHKLAGLEKHPEFQHGVESQEKQMNGDVPLNSIINDKMKRADLDWTVPMVVHLPIAVLNHEQAFPFLNTTLADLGIDESAVKERVVWVDSKRTQVKGKSGKLKEKEVTLLEMRVKAQHPGERQSQEVIYSTESHTDRSFCRSGVDIQPWRHTQPAENELQPVEMTLPLDTASESKTKGQKTQEKFDLPGEK
- the cox19 gene encoding cytochrome c oxidase assembly protein COX19, whose amino-acid sequence is MSTAMNFGSKTFRPRPPDKGAFPLDHFGECKSFKEVYMQCLRNNHFDNSRCRIESKEYLECRMDRQLMTKEPLEKLGFNDLTEDLSEENEARS